The Leptospira bouyouniensis genome contains a region encoding:
- the infB gene encoding translation initiation factor IF-2, with translation MEEQKSIKETLQQGASGDKTKKKLVIKKKAAPSDEKKESSSGSQETKTAAEVKQPSSPSADKKKDLNELIREEAKRQGLGSGPQAPSQASPIVSRPERKSEPLPQTEREKPQMDRKPESILSGDTSSPNYRSGGGQGGGNQGYFRKEDRNPIVSRPTTPRPQRPEGQGGGYQGNRGPGQGGGYQGNRGPGQGGGYQGNRGPGQGSPGGYQGNRGPGQGGPGGYQGNRGPGQGGPGGYQGNRGPGQGGPGGYQGNRGARPIGQGGPGGGRPPGDAPFGAPPGGLPGAGGPGGAKKKVFDKEKGGREENENTKFFKQSFRKQKAQAAALAAVPKEISILENIQVGEIAKKLNLKPGEVISKLMKMGMMVTINNVIDAETASILADDYGCKVKIVSLYDETVIEEEKDAPEDYITRPPVVTIMGHVDHGKTKLLDTIRSSRVAEGESGGITQHIGAYQVETERGKIAFLDTPGHEAFTSMRARGASVTDIVVLVVAADDGVMPQTIEAINHAKEAEVPIIVAVNKIDLPAANPEKVRQELSNYGLQPEEWGGTTIFCDISAKSNIGIDKLLEMLIIQAELLDHKANPKRKAKGTIVEAKLDPGRGAVATVLIQNGTLRVGDAFVAGVHAGRVRAMYDDLGRSIKEAGPSFPALVTGLDGVPDAGAPFDVVIDDKEARTISHSRQDYERLGQSKNAATRVTLDNMSEIIKQGALKELKVIIKADVRGSTEAVKEALEKLSTADVRLNVIHAGTGAIVDSDIILASASNAIVIGFHTRANPKTVSLAEKEKVEIKYYSIIYDVVNEVKASMEGMLEPEKVENIIGKVEIRDVFKISKVGNIAGCMVKSGKVTKQAHVRVISSETGEITWEGKIKNLKRMKDDVADVLTGFECGILLDGFNDFSVGDEIEAYEIREIARKL, from the coding sequence ATGGAAGAGCAAAAATCGATAAAAGAAACCCTCCAGCAGGGAGCCAGTGGTGACAAAACCAAGAAAAAACTTGTCATCAAAAAGAAAGCGGCCCCTTCTGATGAGAAAAAAGAATCCAGTTCAGGGTCCCAAGAGACTAAAACTGCAGCGGAAGTGAAACAACCTTCATCGCCAAGTGCAGACAAAAAAAAGGATTTAAACGAACTCATTCGGGAAGAAGCCAAACGTCAAGGTCTAGGATCTGGTCCTCAAGCGCCTTCCCAAGCATCTCCGATTGTTTCGAGACCGGAACGGAAATCGGAGCCTCTTCCGCAAACTGAAAGAGAAAAACCACAAATGGACCGAAAACCGGAATCCATCCTATCTGGCGACACATCTTCACCAAACTATCGTTCTGGTGGAGGACAAGGTGGTGGGAACCAAGGTTATTTTAGAAAAGAAGACCGCAATCCAATTGTTAGCCGACCAACAACTCCACGCCCGCAAAGGCCTGAAGGTCAAGGCGGTGGATACCAAGGGAATCGCGGACCAGGACAAGGTGGTGGATACCAAGGGAATCGTGGTCCAGGACAGGGAGGCGGTTACCAGGGGAATCGAGGTCCAGGGCAAGGTAGTCCAGGTGGATACCAAGGAAATCGTGGTCCAGGACAAGGTGGTCCAGGTGGATACCAAGGAAATCGGGGTCCGGGACAAGGTGGTCCAGGTGGATACCAAGGGAATCGGGGTCCAGGGCAAGGTGGTCCAGGCGGATACCAAGGGAATCGTGGTGCAAGACCCATTGGCCAAGGTGGACCTGGTGGTGGCAGACCTCCAGGTGATGCTCCTTTCGGCGCCCCTCCAGGAGGACTCCCTGGTGCTGGTGGTCCCGGTGGAGCCAAAAAGAAAGTTTTTGATAAAGAAAAAGGTGGAAGGGAAGAAAACGAAAACACAAAGTTTTTCAAACAATCCTTTCGCAAACAAAAAGCACAAGCTGCTGCCCTTGCCGCAGTCCCAAAAGAAATCTCTATTTTAGAAAACATCCAAGTGGGTGAGATTGCGAAAAAACTAAACCTCAAACCTGGGGAAGTGATTAGTAAACTCATGAAGATGGGAATGATGGTGACGATCAATAATGTGATCGATGCCGAAACTGCATCGATCCTTGCTGACGATTACGGCTGTAAGGTGAAAATTGTTTCCCTTTATGACGAAACGGTCATTGAAGAAGAAAAAGACGCACCTGAAGATTACATCACTCGTCCTCCAGTTGTGACCATTATGGGTCACGTTGACCATGGTAAAACCAAACTCCTCGATACGATTCGGTCGTCCCGGGTAGCAGAAGGGGAATCAGGTGGGATCACTCAGCACATCGGTGCTTACCAAGTAGAGACGGAACGCGGAAAAATTGCTTTCCTCGATACACCTGGTCACGAAGCCTTCACTTCAATGAGAGCACGTGGTGCTTCAGTTACCGATATCGTCGTGTTAGTTGTTGCCGCTGATGATGGGGTGATGCCTCAAACCATAGAAGCGATCAACCATGCCAAAGAAGCAGAAGTTCCGATCATTGTTGCGGTGAACAAAATTGATTTACCAGCAGCAAACCCAGAAAAGGTGAGACAAGAACTTTCTAACTACGGCTTACAACCAGAAGAATGGGGTGGAACTACCATCTTCTGTGATATATCAGCAAAAAGTAATATTGGAATTGATAAACTTCTTGAGATGTTAATCATCCAAGCAGAACTCCTTGATCATAAAGCCAATCCAAAACGAAAAGCAAAAGGAACCATTGTTGAAGCAAAACTCGATCCAGGTCGTGGTGCTGTGGCAACTGTTCTCATCCAGAATGGAACTCTCCGTGTGGGAGATGCCTTCGTAGCAGGAGTACACGCAGGACGTGTTCGTGCGATGTATGATGACCTAGGTCGTTCCATCAAAGAAGCAGGTCCATCCTTTCCAGCACTTGTGACAGGTCTTGATGGGGTACCTGATGCCGGGGCTCCATTTGATGTGGTCATTGATGACAAAGAAGCAAGAACCATCTCTCATAGCCGTCAAGATTATGAAAGACTTGGCCAATCGAAAAATGCAGCCACTCGTGTGACTCTCGACAATATGAGCGAGATCATCAAACAAGGTGCATTGAAAGAACTCAAAGTCATCATCAAAGCAGACGTTCGTGGTTCTACAGAAGCGGTGAAAGAAGCACTCGAAAAACTTTCGACAGCAGATGTTCGCTTAAATGTAATCCATGCGGGAACGGGTGCGATTGTTGATTCAGATATCATCTTAGCTTCAGCATCCAATGCGATTGTAATTGGTTTCCATACTCGTGCGAATCCAAAAACGGTATCTCTTGCTGAAAAAGAAAAAGTCGAAATCAAATACTACAGCATCATCTACGACGTAGTGAATGAAGTGAAAGCTTCCATGGAAGGAATGCTCGAACCTGAAAAAGTGGAAAACATCATTGGAAAAGTCGAAATACGTGACGTATTCAAAATTTCCAAAGTGGGTAACATTGCAGGTTGTATGGTGAAATCCGGTAAGGTCACCAAACAAGCACATGTTCGTGTGATTTCTAGCGAAACGGGAGAGATCACTTGGGAAGGAAAAATTAAAAACCTCAAACGTATGAAAGACGATGTAGCAGATGTTCTCACTGGTTTTGAGTGTGGTATCTTACTCGATGGTTTTAATGACTTCTCTGTTGGTGATGAGATCGAAGCATACGAGATTCGCGAGATTGCTCGTAAACTGTAA
- the rbfA gene encoding 30S ribosome-binding factor RbfA, which produces MNPIRMKKLESEIIRLISSAILEGKVKDPRVFLPSFHRIEISEDLKYAKVYFTALCNNNERKKLTQGLVSCAGFLSSLVGKNLHLHTNPKFSFVWDNHYIKSLDVIRLIDESAPKTLFEELHPNSSDEALEGDGDTVEEDSH; this is translated from the coding sequence ATGAATCCCATTCGAATGAAAAAACTCGAATCGGAGATCATTCGCCTCATCTCCTCTGCGATTTTGGAAGGCAAGGTAAAAGACCCTCGGGTCTTTTTGCCAAGTTTCCATCGGATTGAAATCAGCGAAGACTTAAAGTATGCAAAGGTTTACTTCACTGCCCTTTGTAATAATAATGAGAGAAAAAAACTAACACAAGGTCTTGTGTCGTGTGCTGGTTTTTTATCTTCCCTTGTTGGCAAAAATCTCCATTTACATACCAATCCAAAGTTTAGTTTTGTCTGGGACAATCACTACATCAAAAGTTTGGATGTGATCCGTTTGATAGATGAGTCTGCCCCAAAAACTTTATTTGAAGAACTGCACCCTAACTCCTCGGATGAGGCTTTAGAAGGTGACGGGGATACGGTAGAAGAGGATTCGCATTAA
- the pnp gene encoding polyribonucleotide nucleotidyltransferase, with amino-acid sequence MATEYTGVWGRDSITLETGKWAKQAHGSVVYKTGNLVLLATVCAAEEPKEGQDFFPLTCEYTEKAYSVGRFPGGYFKREAKPAEHEVLLSRILDRPIRPMFPEGYFSEVQLLVQVLSADKQVSVQGHAINAASAALSVSSIPFAGPIAGARIGRIGGEFILNPTNEEITKSDLDLVVAGTKDAIVMIEGEASEISKDDMMAALRFAQEQLKIAVAMQEELAKKNGTVKKEVVLKAPDKELHAKIREFAFDRLTAANKNADKAKRNDDIKAINKETVEHFKTLLAPEDKTKDIKHFLHELEYEVVRELVLGEGIRFDGRKTDEIRKISCEIDVLPGPHGSAVFTRGQTQSLGVMTLGTTSDNQRYETLEGSKEKNFMLHYNFPAFSVGEVRRNSGPGRREIGHGNLAERAIKKVLPTQTEFPYVIRLVSEILESNGSSSMASVCSGTLALMAGGVPISGPVSGIAMGLFSDEKGRFAVLSDIAGIEDHFGDMDFKLAGTKKGITAFQMDLKVNGLGLEVLQKAIEQAEVGRDHILGEMNKAISSVKGNLSENAPRITQKQIPKDRIGELIGPGGKMIRAIIEQSGSEISVDDSGKVTIASPSEESKEKAIAMIDGIFEEIEVGKIYEGVIKRIADFGAFVEILPGKEGLCHISKLDVKRVQSVRDIVSEGDKIKVKVISVDKMGKIDLSRKDVLLDN; translated from the coding sequence ATGGCTACAGAGTACACTGGTGTTTGGGGTAGAGATTCTATCACCCTAGAGACCGGCAAGTGGGCGAAACAAGCTCACGGGTCGGTTGTATACAAAACCGGAAATTTGGTCCTGCTTGCCACTGTTTGTGCCGCAGAAGAACCAAAAGAAGGACAAGATTTTTTCCCACTAACTTGCGAATACACAGAGAAGGCTTACTCGGTAGGTCGTTTCCCTGGTGGTTACTTCAAACGAGAGGCAAAACCTGCCGAACACGAAGTTCTACTTTCGCGTATTCTCGATCGTCCTATCCGCCCAATGTTCCCAGAAGGTTACTTCTCTGAAGTCCAACTTCTTGTCCAAGTTTTATCCGCAGACAAACAAGTATCTGTCCAAGGCCATGCGATTAACGCAGCTTCGGCGGCACTTTCTGTTTCTTCGATTCCTTTTGCAGGCCCCATTGCTGGTGCTCGCATTGGTCGTATCGGTGGCGAATTTATTCTCAATCCTACAAACGAAGAGATCACGAAATCTGATCTGGATTTAGTGGTTGCGGGAACGAAAGATGCCATCGTTATGATTGAAGGGGAAGCAAGTGAAATCTCCAAAGATGATATGATGGCTGCCCTTCGTTTTGCACAAGAGCAATTGAAAATTGCCGTTGCCATGCAAGAAGAGTTGGCGAAGAAAAATGGAACTGTCAAAAAGGAAGTTGTTTTAAAAGCTCCTGACAAAGAACTCCATGCTAAAATTCGTGAATTCGCTTTTGATCGATTGACTGCTGCCAACAAAAATGCAGACAAAGCAAAACGTAATGACGATATCAAAGCCATTAATAAAGAAACGGTTGAACATTTTAAAACCTTACTGGCTCCTGAAGACAAAACCAAAGACATCAAACATTTTTTACATGAATTGGAATACGAAGTCGTCCGAGAACTTGTACTCGGTGAAGGAATTCGTTTTGATGGTCGTAAGACTGACGAGATTCGTAAAATTTCTTGTGAAATCGATGTACTTCCTGGACCACATGGATCTGCTGTTTTCACAAGAGGACAAACACAGTCTCTTGGGGTGATGACACTCGGAACCACTTCTGACAACCAAAGGTATGAAACACTCGAAGGTTCCAAAGAAAAGAACTTTATGTTACACTACAACTTCCCTGCGTTTTCCGTAGGTGAGGTAAGACGTAACTCTGGCCCGGGAAGGCGTGAAATTGGTCATGGAAACCTGGCAGAACGTGCCATCAAAAAAGTCCTTCCGACACAAACCGAGTTTCCATATGTGATTCGGCTTGTATCTGAAATATTAGAATCCAATGGATCTTCCTCCATGGCATCTGTTTGTTCAGGAACCTTAGCGTTAATGGCAGGTGGAGTTCCGATTTCAGGACCTGTGTCTGGGATTGCGATGGGACTTTTCAGTGATGAAAAAGGTCGTTTTGCCGTATTATCTGACATTGCTGGGATTGAAGACCACTTTGGCGATATGGACTTTAAACTAGCGGGGACCAAAAAAGGAATCACTGCCTTCCAAATGGACCTTAAAGTCAACGGACTCGGTTTGGAAGTATTACAAAAGGCCATTGAACAAGCAGAAGTGGGTCGTGACCATATCCTTGGTGAAATGAACAAAGCCATTTCTTCTGTGAAGGGAAACCTTAGCGAAAATGCTCCTCGCATTACACAAAAACAAATACCAAAAGATCGTATTGGTGAGCTCATTGGCCCAGGTGGGAAAATGATCCGTGCCATCATCGAACAATCTGGTTCTGAGATTTCTGTAGATGATTCAGGAAAGGTAACCATTGCCTCTCCAAGTGAAGAGTCGAAAGAAAAAGCCATCGCAATGATCGATGGAATCTTTGAAGAAATCGAAGTAGGAAAAATCTACGAAGGTGTCATCAAACGAATCGCTGACTTTGGTGCCTTTGTGGAAATTTTACCTGGAAAAGAAGGGCTTTGCCACATCTCCAAACTAGATGTGAAACGAGTTCAATCTGTTCGTGACATTGTTTCCGAAGGGGACAAAATCAAAGTAAAAGTGATTTCTGTTGATAAAATGGGAAAAATTGATCTTTCGAGAAAGGACGTCCTTTTAGACAACTAA
- the nusA gene encoding transcription termination factor NusA: protein MATKQATKETGLFEAIQQFCQDKSLDRELVLGVIRDSLLAAYRKKVGLEAETDDRCQVEFGSDNKNEIIISVLRDVVAEKTTNPLEVSLEDAQKIDPKIEVGSQIRVFEKPQDLSRVLSSQAKQMVFQRLRDMEKELLYQEYKSKEGELTHGYFQRWKKDIMSIDLGKVEGIMLKKDQNPGEKYRQGDRLKAIISRVELRPREPMPVITLSRASGDFVKKLFEMEIPEVYDGIVEIRDVARIPSYRTKVVVTTSKSDVDPVGACVGMKGVRIQAIVRELGNERIDIVLHSDEPSVFIANAISPAKPVEVHVDRKRGDALVIVPDESLSLAIGINGSNVKLVSQLSGFKIDIKTVSQYNQELASPEAREKLDRLFNAQQEAMEESEDNYNQSGGEEEEEDSGYTPLSEIPGLTPRIVGLLEAGGIKNVETLLEFSQEELSKISGIGKTTAEQILRLLRESIEWVEEG, encoded by the coding sequence ATGGCGACAAAACAAGCAACGAAAGAAACTGGGCTATTCGAAGCCATCCAACAATTCTGTCAGGACAAATCTCTTGATAGAGAACTCGTACTCGGCGTCATCCGCGACTCCCTACTTGCCGCCTATCGCAAAAAAGTCGGTTTAGAAGCGGAAACTGATGACCGTTGCCAAGTTGAATTTGGCTCTGATAATAAAAATGAAATCATCATCTCTGTGTTACGCGATGTCGTAGCAGAAAAAACAACAAACCCTCTTGAAGTTTCTTTGGAAGATGCTCAGAAGATTGATCCAAAGATTGAAGTGGGAAGCCAAATCAGAGTGTTTGAAAAACCACAAGACTTGTCTCGGGTACTTTCGAGCCAAGCCAAACAAATGGTATTCCAACGCCTCCGCGATATGGAAAAAGAATTACTCTACCAAGAGTACAAATCCAAAGAAGGGGAGCTCACACACGGTTACTTCCAACGTTGGAAAAAGGACATCATGTCCATTGATCTTGGAAAAGTAGAAGGCATCATGCTGAAAAAAGACCAAAACCCTGGGGAAAAATACCGCCAAGGTGACCGTCTGAAGGCTATCATCTCTCGTGTTGAACTGAGACCTCGTGAACCAATGCCTGTCATCACACTTTCTCGTGCTTCTGGTGACTTTGTCAAAAAACTCTTCGAGATGGAAATTCCAGAAGTGTATGATGGCATAGTGGAAATCAGAGACGTGGCACGAATCCCATCTTACAGAACGAAGGTGGTTGTTACCACGAGTAAATCTGATGTAGATCCTGTGGGTGCTTGTGTTGGGATGAAAGGGGTTCGGATCCAAGCCATTGTAAGAGAACTGGGAAACGAAAGGATCGACATTGTCCTTCATTCTGATGAACCAAGTGTTTTTATCGCCAATGCCATCTCACCTGCAAAACCTGTAGAAGTTCATGTGGACAGAAAACGTGGGGATGCCCTTGTCATTGTTCCTGATGAATCGTTATCCCTAGCCATCGGGATCAATGGTTCAAACGTTAAACTAGTTTCCCAACTTTCGGGTTTCAAAATCGATATCAAAACTGTATCACAATACAACCAAGAACTCGCATCCCCTGAGGCACGTGAGAAATTGGACCGACTTTTCAACGCCCAACAAGAAGCGATGGAAGAATCGGAAGACAATTACAACCAAAGTGGTGGGGAAGAGGAAGAAGAAGATTCTGGATACACACCTCTCTCCGAAATCCCGGGTCTCACACCTAGAATCGTTGGCCTATTAGAGGCCGGTGGGATCAAAAATGTGGAAACCCTCCTTGAGTTCAGCCAGGAAGAACTTTCGAAAATTTCCGGAATCGGAAAAACCACGGCAGAACAGATTTTACGTCTGTTACGTGAGTCGATCGAATGGGTAGAAGAGGGTTAA
- the rpsO gene encoding 30S ribosomal protein S15 has protein sequence MITKEQKQQIIATFGSKPNDSGSAEVQIALLDSRIKDLTEHFKANKKDFHSRRGLIAMVNQRKSLLEYLKRSNLESYKKLIEKLGLRK, from the coding sequence ATGATCACAAAAGAACAAAAACAGCAGATCATTGCTACTTTCGGTAGCAAACCAAACGACTCAGGTTCTGCAGAAGTACAAATCGCTCTTCTCGACTCTCGTATTAAAGACCTTACTGAACACTTCAAAGCGAACAAGAAGGACTTCCACTCTCGCCGCGGACTAATCGCAATGGTGAACCAGAGAAAGAGTTTATTGGAATACCTAAAACGTTCCAACTTAGAAAGTTATAAAAAGCTGATTGAAAAACTCGGCCTTAGGAAGTAA
- the truB gene encoding tRNA pseudouridine(55) synthase TruB has translation MVKPIESGFLFVYKPPGITSSDLVLKTKRLLGQKSVGHTGTLDRFAEGLLILPCGDYTAFSQVFLGKDKTYLAEVIVGLRTDSGDPDGIVEVDDRTSVLQTFLTSFPRKRLEEELQTLTTLTTQKAPKISALKVGGKRQSDLFREGTLVEEKERAITIHAVNDIQFTAVGFSFRIHVSSGTYIRKIVLDLSEKWGIPLSLGRLVRESIGDYGLEGAKPLDQITSSDLKGWKEVFPLPIRIVDEVEKKAVIHGGYIWDKLPKADENGFYIVDSDETTILAWCSYEGKPSHIPYRYRKVFFDPSAKIMFSK, from the coding sequence ATGGTAAAACCAATTGAATCAGGATTTTTATTTGTCTACAAACCACCAGGGATTACGAGTTCTGATTTGGTTTTGAAAACCAAACGATTGCTCGGTCAAAAATCGGTAGGGCATACTGGAACACTCGATCGGTTTGCAGAAGGTCTCCTCATTTTACCTTGTGGGGATTACACTGCCTTTTCGCAGGTTTTCCTTGGAAAAGACAAAACCTATTTGGCAGAAGTGATCGTTGGACTTCGCACAGATTCAGGTGACCCCGATGGAATCGTGGAAGTTGATGACCGCACATCCGTTCTCCAAACCTTTCTAACTTCTTTCCCTAGGAAGAGATTAGAGGAAGAGCTGCAAACTCTTACCACACTCACTACCCAAAAAGCACCAAAAATTTCTGCCCTAAAAGTCGGGGGAAAACGCCAGTCAGATCTTTTCCGAGAAGGTACATTGGTTGAGGAAAAAGAACGTGCCATCACCATCCATGCAGTCAATGACATCCAATTTACAGCTGTTGGATTTTCGTTTCGCATCCATGTGAGTTCAGGGACTTACATCCGAAAAATTGTCTTAGACCTCTCCGAGAAATGGGGGATTCCACTCTCACTAGGAAGGCTTGTCAGAGAATCCATCGGGGACTATGGTCTAGAAGGTGCCAAACCCTTGGATCAGATCACTTCTTCGGATTTAAAAGGTTGGAAAGAAGTGTTCCCGTTACCAATCCGCATTGTAGACGAAGTGGAAAAAAAAGCAGTGATCCACGGTGGTTATATCTGGGACAAACTCCCCAAGGCAGATGAAAATGGATTTTATATCGTCGACTCAGACGAAACCACAATCCTTGCTTGGTGTTCTTACGAGGGAAAACCTAGCCATATTCCTTACCGATACAGAAAAGTATTTTTTGACCCTTCTGCAAAAATTATGTTTTCTAAATGA